A section of the Brachyhypopomus gauderio isolate BG-103 chromosome 13, BGAUD_0.2, whole genome shotgun sequence genome encodes:
- the ccr10 gene encoding C-C chemokine receptor type 10 isoform X1, with amino-acid sequence MKDYRGFTIQTGVKFPSEDSFTGMLTTLPFTIDDYSGDYTDIPNSTDGLTEMCIPSKKQEITTMVVQVAVFVVVFFLGVTGNGLVITTFGRYRRLRLRCMTDVFLFHLALSDLMLLLTLPFYTVEALAGDWLFGDGFFWNGLCKLNRCVHAINTYSGLLLLACISADRYLVVVRARAAQKLRPSMLLYGGLCAGGVAVASMLLSLPELFFSSVQQEPGDEAWRCGMHAWTDGDGDWAKKWANVAKIVGFCVPCVAMLVFYGAIGYVLLQGGAKCWRRQRTLRLMVALVLLFLLFQLPYTLVVSFRVSAPVSTCEEWGDAHLGEDVTRSLAYVRCCLNPVLYALVGVRFRNDVLRLLRDGGCVCACIAHLTPESEAGSLPTPSSPPPTTLTAVPSNHGPPKSPTAVTTPLLPQENGKEQCMPKLFFGVPQPNKEAALVSWHPTD; translated from the exons ATGAAAGATTACAGGGGTTTTACCATCCAAACCGGTGTCAAGTTCCCCAGTGAGGACAGTTTTACAG GTATGTTGACCACCCTGCCCTTCACGATTGACGATTACTCCGGTGACTACACGGACATCCCCAACTCTACGGATGGCCTGACCGAGATGTGCATCCCCAGCAAAAAGCAGGAGATCACCACCATGGTGGTCCAGGTGGCCGTCTTCGTCGTCGTCTTCTTCCTCGGCGTGACCGGCAACGGCCTGGTCATCACCACCTTCGGCCGGTACCGCCGCCTTCGCCTGCGCTGCATGACCGACGTCTTCCTCTTTCACCTGGCGCTGTCTGACCTCATGCTCCTGCTGACGCTGCCGTTCTACACGGTCGAGGCGCTCGCCGGGGACTGGCTCTTCGGGGACGGTTTCTTCTGGAACGGGCTGTGCAAGCTGAACCGCTGCGTGCACGCCATCAACACCTATAGCGGCCTGCTGCTGTTGGCGTGCATCAGCGCCGACCGGTACCTGGTGGTGGTGCGCGCCCGGGCCGCGCAGAAGCTCCGGCCGTCCATGCTGCTGTACGGCGGGCTGTGCGCGGGCGGCGTGGCCGTGGCCTCGATGCTGTTGAGCCTCCCCGAGCTCTTCTTCTCCTCCGTGCAGCAGGAGCCCGGCGACGAGGCGTGGCGGTGCGGCATGCACGCCTGGACCGATGGAGACGGCGACTGGGCGAAGAAGTGGGCCAACGTCGCCAAGATCGTGGGCTTCTGCGTGCCCTGCGTGGCCATGCTGGTGTTCTACGGCGCCATTGGCTACGTGCTGCTGCAGGGCGGGGCCAAATGCTGGCGCAGGCAGAGGACGCTGCGTCTCATGGTGGCGCTGGTGCTGCTCTTCCTGCTCTTCCAGCTGCCGTACACCCTGGTGGTGTCGTTCCGAGTGTCCGCACCTGTGAGCACCTGTGAGGAGTGGGGCGACGCCCACCTGGGCGAGGACGTGACCCGCAGCCTGGCGTACGTGCGCTGCTGCCTCAACCCCGTCCTCTATGCCCTCGTGGGCGTGCGCTTCCGCAACGACGTGCTGAGGTTGCTGCGGGACGGCgggtgcgtgtgcgcgtgcatcGCACATTTGACGCCGGAGTCGGAGGCCGGGAGCCTGCCCACTCCTTCCTCACCGCCCCCCACAACTCTGACGGCTGTCCCCTCCAATCACGGACCCCCCAAAAGCCCAACTGCTGTCACCACACCCCTCTTGCCACAGGAGAACGGCAAAGAACAATGCATGCCCAAATTGTTCTTTGGTGTTCCTCAACCCAACAAAGAGGCCGCACTGGTGAGCTGGCACCCCACTGACTAA
- the ccr10 gene encoding C-C chemokine receptor type 10 isoform X2 — MLTTLPFTIDDYSGDYTDIPNSTDGLTEMCIPSKKQEITTMVVQVAVFVVVFFLGVTGNGLVITTFGRYRRLRLRCMTDVFLFHLALSDLMLLLTLPFYTVEALAGDWLFGDGFFWNGLCKLNRCVHAINTYSGLLLLACISADRYLVVVRARAAQKLRPSMLLYGGLCAGGVAVASMLLSLPELFFSSVQQEPGDEAWRCGMHAWTDGDGDWAKKWANVAKIVGFCVPCVAMLVFYGAIGYVLLQGGAKCWRRQRTLRLMVALVLLFLLFQLPYTLVVSFRVSAPVSTCEEWGDAHLGEDVTRSLAYVRCCLNPVLYALVGVRFRNDVLRLLRDGGCVCACIAHLTPESEAGSLPTPSSPPPTTLTAVPSNHGPPKSPTAVTTPLLPQENGKEQCMPKLFFGVPQPNKEAALVSWHPTD, encoded by the coding sequence ATGTTGACCACCCTGCCCTTCACGATTGACGATTACTCCGGTGACTACACGGACATCCCCAACTCTACGGATGGCCTGACCGAGATGTGCATCCCCAGCAAAAAGCAGGAGATCACCACCATGGTGGTCCAGGTGGCCGTCTTCGTCGTCGTCTTCTTCCTCGGCGTGACCGGCAACGGCCTGGTCATCACCACCTTCGGCCGGTACCGCCGCCTTCGCCTGCGCTGCATGACCGACGTCTTCCTCTTTCACCTGGCGCTGTCTGACCTCATGCTCCTGCTGACGCTGCCGTTCTACACGGTCGAGGCGCTCGCCGGGGACTGGCTCTTCGGGGACGGTTTCTTCTGGAACGGGCTGTGCAAGCTGAACCGCTGCGTGCACGCCATCAACACCTATAGCGGCCTGCTGCTGTTGGCGTGCATCAGCGCCGACCGGTACCTGGTGGTGGTGCGCGCCCGGGCCGCGCAGAAGCTCCGGCCGTCCATGCTGCTGTACGGCGGGCTGTGCGCGGGCGGCGTGGCCGTGGCCTCGATGCTGTTGAGCCTCCCCGAGCTCTTCTTCTCCTCCGTGCAGCAGGAGCCCGGCGACGAGGCGTGGCGGTGCGGCATGCACGCCTGGACCGATGGAGACGGCGACTGGGCGAAGAAGTGGGCCAACGTCGCCAAGATCGTGGGCTTCTGCGTGCCCTGCGTGGCCATGCTGGTGTTCTACGGCGCCATTGGCTACGTGCTGCTGCAGGGCGGGGCCAAATGCTGGCGCAGGCAGAGGACGCTGCGTCTCATGGTGGCGCTGGTGCTGCTCTTCCTGCTCTTCCAGCTGCCGTACACCCTGGTGGTGTCGTTCCGAGTGTCCGCACCTGTGAGCACCTGTGAGGAGTGGGGCGACGCCCACCTGGGCGAGGACGTGACCCGCAGCCTGGCGTACGTGCGCTGCTGCCTCAACCCCGTCCTCTATGCCCTCGTGGGCGTGCGCTTCCGCAACGACGTGCTGAGGTTGCTGCGGGACGGCgggtgcgtgtgcgcgtgcatcGCACATTTGACGCCGGAGTCGGAGGCCGGGAGCCTGCCCACTCCTTCCTCACCGCCCCCCACAACTCTGACGGCTGTCCCCTCCAATCACGGACCCCCCAAAAGCCCAACTGCTGTCACCACACCCCTCTTGCCACAGGAGAACGGCAAAGAACAATGCATGCCCAAATTGTTCTTTGGTGTTCCTCAACCCAACAAAGAGGCCGCACTGGTGAGCTGGCACCCCACTGACTAA